From the genome of Candidatus Binatus sp., one region includes:
- a CDS encoding decaprenyl-phosphate phosphoribosyltransferase, translated as MNAAPKLNDSQSTGQLAAIIRLARPHQWIKNALVLAALVFGQRLFVLHDVVLAVIAVVAFCALSSAGYVLNDIADRDADRLNPEKCDRPLARGDITVAAAGRAALSLAAIAGVLSIVLGLAFVGIALLYVALQLGYSLWAKHQVVIDVIAVALGFVLRAFAGGVAIHVEVSPWLVFITFVLALFLVLARRRHELIALGDGAVAHRSALSQYSVRLVDQMISIVAGATLVSYMIYTASAEVEAKLGSRHLYLTAPFVAFGILRYLYLIDERNEGGDPASALLHDRPLMLAVALWILTDVALLYF; from the coding sequence GTGAACGCGGCGCCAAAGTTGAACGACAGCCAGAGCACCGGCCAGTTGGCGGCGATTATCCGCCTGGCGCGGCCCCATCAGTGGATCAAGAACGCGCTGGTATTGGCGGCGTTGGTATTCGGCCAGCGTCTGTTCGTTTTGCACGACGTCGTGCTTGCGGTCATCGCAGTCGTCGCGTTCTGCGCGCTTTCGAGCGCCGGTTACGTTCTCAATGACATCGCCGACCGCGACGCGGATCGACTGAATCCCGAAAAATGCGACCGCCCGCTGGCGCGCGGCGATATCACGGTTGCCGCGGCAGGCAGGGCGGCCCTCTCGCTGGCTGCGATTGCGGGCGTGTTGAGCATCGTATTGGGCCTGGCATTCGTGGGAATCGCACTGCTGTACGTCGCGCTTCAGCTTGGATATTCGCTGTGGGCCAAGCATCAGGTGGTGATCGACGTCATCGCGGTTGCGCTTGGTTTCGTGCTGCGCGCATTCGCCGGCGGCGTCGCGATCCACGTCGAGGTATCGCCGTGGCTGGTCTTCATCACGTTCGTGTTGGCGCTGTTCCTGGTGCTGGCGCGCAGACGCCACGAGCTGATTGCGCTGGGCGACGGCGCCGTCGCGCATCGCAGCGCGCTCTCGCAGTACAGCGTCCGGCTGGTCGATCAGATGATCTCAATCGTCGCCGGCGCGACTCTCGTCAGCTACATGATTTACACCGCGTCGGCCGAGGTCGAAGCGAAGCTCGGGAGCCGGCATCTCTATCTGACGGCGCCGTTCGTCGCCTTCGGAATCCTGCGCTATCTGTACCTGATCGACGAGCGCAACGAAGGCGGCGACCCCGCCAGCGCGCTGCTCCACGATCGGCCGCTGATGCTCGCGGTCGCGCTGTGGATCCTTACCGATGTCGCGTTGTTGTACTTCTAG
- a CDS encoding folylpolyglutamate synthase/dihydrofolate synthase family protein gives MDQLAKTIDWLYSLESRGEIYKLERMDAALELIGNPHRRIRAVHIAGTKGKGSVAAMLDSCLRAAGYRTGLYTKPHLMNLAERTRVSGAEIGAAQMLDYIERLRAIYDHAGLALTFFEFTVAMMFLYFADAGVECAVVETGLGGRLDSTNVVTPILSVITPIGFDHMEYLGHTIAAIAGEKGGIIKSDVPVVIGARDPDARLVLTSLAAQRRSAVRLIDRDFSYRSHAPAHRLDYHGLGLEIRDLEIGLAGPFQHENAAIAVASLEALRAQGWRIDEDAIRRGIREVCWPGRFDVVSKRPLVILDCAHNEMSIAALLETMSVELGPGVKPRLIFGCQSAKEWPTMAAMLGRRVRDVTLTRAQPKSPLEPEELVAHFAAHCPARVERDPIRAIERVISELAPDDVALITGSVYLIGEVYPYFLTREGRIGLFAEAGA, from the coding sequence ATGGACCAGCTTGCCAAGACCATCGACTGGCTCTATTCGCTGGAGTCGCGCGGCGAGATCTACAAGCTCGAGCGCATGGACGCCGCGCTCGAACTGATCGGCAATCCGCATCGCCGGATTCGCGCCGTGCATATCGCGGGCACCAAGGGCAAAGGCTCGGTGGCCGCGATGCTCGACAGTTGCCTGCGCGCAGCCGGCTACCGCACGGGACTCTACACCAAGCCGCATCTGATGAACCTGGCGGAGCGGACGCGAGTCTCCGGCGCCGAAATTGGGGCGGCGCAAATGCTCGACTATATCGAGCGGCTGCGCGCGATTTACGATCACGCGGGGCTGGCGCTCACGTTTTTCGAGTTCACGGTCGCGATGATGTTCCTGTACTTCGCCGACGCGGGCGTCGAGTGCGCGGTGGTCGAGACGGGACTGGGCGGGCGGCTCGACTCGACCAATGTGGTGACGCCGATTTTGAGCGTAATCACGCCGATTGGTTTCGACCACATGGAATATCTCGGCCACACGATCGCGGCGATCGCGGGAGAGAAGGGCGGGATAATCAAAAGCGATGTCCCGGTCGTGATTGGCGCGCGCGACCCCGATGCGCGGCTGGTGCTGACGTCGCTTGCCGCGCAGCGCCGAAGCGCCGTGCGTTTGATCGATCGCGATTTTTCGTACCGATCGCATGCCCCGGCGCATCGATTGGACTACCACGGTCTTGGACTGGAAATCCGCGATCTCGAGATTGGACTCGCGGGTCCATTTCAGCATGAGAACGCCGCGATTGCGGTGGCGTCGCTCGAGGCGCTGCGCGCGCAGGGCTGGCGAATAGACGAGGACGCCATCCGCCGCGGCATCCGGGAAGTATGCTGGCCGGGGCGCTTCGACGTCGTCTCGAAGCGGCCGCTGGTTATCCTTGATTGCGCGCACAACGAGATGAGTATTGCGGCGCTGCTCGAGACGATGAGCGTCGAGCTCGGTCCGGGGGTGAAACCGCGCCTGATATTCGGCTGCCAGTCGGCCAAGGAATGGCCCACGATGGCCGCGATGCTGGGTCGGCGCGTGCGCGACGTCACCTTGACGCGGGCCCAGCCCAAAAGCCCGCTGGAACCGGAGGAACTGGTGGCGCATTTCGCGGCGCACTGTCCCGCTCGCGTCGAGCGCGATCCGATCCGCGCGATCGAGCGGGTGATTTCCGAACTGGCGCCCGATGACGTGGCGCTAATCACGGGTTCGGTGTATCTTATCGGCGAAGTTTACCCGTATTTTCTGACCCGCGAGGGGCGAATTGGGTTGTTTGCTGAAGCCGGCGCTTAA
- a CDS encoding LPS-assembly protein LptD, translated as MLKPALKRIAIAVLLAWAAMLSPASANADAPAAPQPAKRSKGVAVPAPVRTEHGEEPITVTGQETIYDSKTDTFVVKGDAVMSQGGSVLKADEIDVMRRERQARAIGHVHLIDPEIEMWATDGTIDITNETMVLNNAKVLAKKNIYHLEGKQIVKLEGQSYEVKDGFFTTCGCEKGTPDWSINAAQMVVNMGHTGTAKNVTFNVAGYPILASPYFVFPADTSRHSGLLMGREGESGLRGFQWLQPYYLAIDKSSDATVALDVETSQRIGGLGEYRLVNGKDDYFWVDGAFYNESIRSDANRLRDMVDPQIADPHIPLDRYGAIGMMREHLTNDLIAYGDTISVSDSLYLREMDVWTLSHGFAATNFSSMRDAPSDFGLLDRFEDAYVRLGGIWNQDLIQPQQFALQRLPDLTVTGRQELFGNLMFADYDAEAVNFYRYKGIDGARLDANPRVTLPWRLGDYLQGYGEIGAQAAFYDTAGHNLKIIPVGTAPKYPNLTCANGGGQQLVFNNCVALSSLSAEGTSARIVPYAKAGISTILDRVYDVQWKSIEKLKNTIEPFANYYYVPNIYQGNMPLFDSFDRLNSRSLFSYGFTTRLFAKSSGLPPEETTTDTTATEGLSDADSTGGPPHEEPIADSLVPHAGNIVRDGEHSSQLGSLTIQQAYDLGHQVSDGSDMSDIEALLHVYATEVMAFSSQVDYSPRPHAGVTFADAAVSYQPPWSSQGSEMAMGKALQGSFLQLGFNYANRRDTVLPGTNKNAAEFISGAAYTELFDFMGVYFAPSYDITSNQALYTEYGVRLKSACDCWAADFGVTDSYNPNDVQFQFQLTLGGLGSYGQSPFGRNPFQQLGLVGSPTGVLPNY; from the coding sequence TTGCTGAAGCCGGCGCTTAAAAGAATTGCGATCGCGGTTTTGCTGGCGTGGGCGGCGATGCTCTCACCGGCTAGCGCCAACGCGGACGCGCCGGCCGCCCCCCAGCCCGCCAAGCGCTCGAAGGGGGTTGCAGTTCCTGCCCCGGTCCGCACCGAACACGGCGAAGAACCGATCACCGTCACCGGCCAGGAAACGATCTACGACTCCAAGACCGACACCTTCGTGGTAAAGGGCGACGCCGTCATGAGCCAGGGCGGCAGCGTGCTGAAGGCCGACGAGATCGACGTAATGCGCCGTGAGCGCCAGGCCCGCGCGATCGGCCACGTCCATTTGATCGATCCGGAAATCGAAATGTGGGCGACCGACGGGACGATCGACATTACCAATGAGACGATGGTGCTCAACAACGCCAAGGTGTTGGCGAAAAAGAATATTTACCATCTTGAAGGCAAGCAGATCGTAAAGCTCGAGGGGCAGAGCTACGAGGTGAAGGATGGATTTTTTACGACCTGCGGATGCGAGAAGGGCACGCCCGACTGGTCGATAAACGCGGCGCAGATGGTGGTGAACATGGGACACACCGGCACCGCCAAGAACGTCACCTTCAACGTGGCCGGCTACCCGATACTAGCGTCGCCCTACTTTGTTTTTCCGGCCGATACTTCGCGGCACAGCGGCCTTCTGATGGGGCGAGAGGGCGAATCGGGACTGCGCGGATTTCAGTGGCTTCAGCCGTACTATCTCGCGATTGATAAAAGTTCCGACGCGACGGTTGCGCTCGACGTCGAGACGTCGCAGCGAATCGGCGGCCTGGGCGAGTATCGGTTGGTCAACGGGAAGGACGATTATTTCTGGGTGGATGGCGCGTTCTACAACGAGTCGATCCGGTCCGATGCGAATCGTTTGCGCGACATGGTGGACCCGCAGATCGCCGATCCGCACATCCCACTGGACCGCTACGGGGCTATCGGGATGATGCGGGAGCATCTCACCAACGATCTGATCGCATACGGCGACACAATTTCCGTCAGCGACAGCCTGTACCTGCGAGAGATGGATGTGTGGACGTTGTCGCACGGCTTTGCGGCCACTAACTTCAGCTCGATGCGGGATGCGCCGTCGGATTTCGGGTTGCTTGATCGATTCGAAGACGCGTACGTGCGGCTGGGAGGCATCTGGAATCAGGATCTGATTCAGCCGCAACAATTCGCGTTGCAGCGGCTGCCCGATCTGACGGTGACCGGACGCCAGGAACTATTCGGCAACCTTATGTTCGCGGATTACGATGCGGAGGCGGTTAACTTCTACCGGTATAAAGGGATCGATGGCGCGCGGCTGGACGCCAATCCTCGGGTTACACTGCCATGGCGGTTGGGCGACTACCTCCAGGGTTACGGGGAGATAGGTGCCCAAGCGGCGTTCTATGACACTGCCGGACATAACCTGAAGATCATTCCAGTCGGAACCGCACCCAAGTACCCCAACCTCACTTGCGCAAACGGTGGCGGTCAGCAGCTCGTTTTCAATAATTGCGTTGCGCTGAGCTCCCTCAGTGCGGAAGGCACCAGCGCACGAATCGTCCCATATGCAAAAGCCGGAATCTCAACGATCCTCGATCGCGTTTACGACGTCCAATGGAAGTCGATCGAGAAGCTCAAAAATACGATCGAACCGTTTGCCAACTATTACTACGTGCCGAACATTTATCAGGGCAACATGCCCTTGTTCGATTCGTTCGATCGTCTGAACTCGCGCAGCCTCTTCAGTTATGGGTTCACCACGCGCCTGTTCGCCAAGTCCAGTGGATTGCCGCCGGAGGAGACGACCACCGACACGACTGCGACCGAAGGATTATCCGATGCCGATTCGACCGGTGGACCGCCGCACGAAGAACCCATCGCGGACTCGTTGGTGCCGCACGCCGGAAACATCGTCCGGGACGGTGAGCATTCCTCGCAGCTCGGCTCGTTGACGATACAGCAGGCTTACGACCTTGGGCACCAAGTGTCCGATGGATCGGACATGTCGGACATCGAGGCGCTGTTGCACGTCTATGCGACCGAGGTTATGGCATTTAGTTCGCAGGTCGACTACAGTCCGCGACCCCACGCCGGGGTCACGTTTGCCGACGCGGCGGTGAGTTATCAGCCGCCGTGGTCGAGCCAAGGGTCTGAAATGGCTATGGGCAAGGCGCTGCAAGGCTCGTTCCTCCAGTTGGGATTCAACTACGCCAATCGACGCGACACGGTCTTGCCCGGGACGAACAAAAACGCCGCGGAGTTCATATCGGGAGCCGCGTACACAGAACTATTCGATTTCATGGGCGTTTACTTTGCGCCCAGCTACGATATTACCTCGAATCAAGCGCTGTATACCGAATATGGCGTGCGGCTGAAATCGGCGTGCGATTGCTGGGCGGCGGACTTCGGAGTCACCGATTCGTACAATCCCAATGACGTACAGTTCCAGTTCCAGTTGACGCTTGGCGGTTTGGGCTCGTATGGGCAAAGTCCGTTTGGACGCAATCCGTTCCAGCAACTGGGCCTGGTCGGCTCGCCCACCGGAGTTCTGCCAAATTATTGA
- a CDS encoding phosphotransferase family protein — translation MSTSTQEKTGPSATVDLAGLKRFLDEQKLGGTGALRSENISFGHSNEVHLIHFDGHCWVLRRPPRGSLLPTAHDMMREYRVLKALQDTAVPVPRVYAVCDDPSYLGAPFYLMEYMRGEVVRANNRHFAQTPELRRRVSEQMVEVLVALQEVDWRAVGLEGFGRPDGYLERQLKRWSDQLERTIVHTRPLPVMENVKDWLRARIPQSPPPTIVHGDYKLDNVMFDPNSARAIAVLDWEMSTIGDPLADLGWMLTYWPDPTDRAAGGVIASMDAAEGWMARREMIDRYERRTGRAMCDFSFYQALALFKLAIIMEGSYARFVRGQADDPLFAGMKQLVPALADAAWSVCGCASSG, via the coding sequence ATGAGTACTTCGACGCAGGAAAAAACCGGGCCGTCGGCCACGGTCGATCTCGCCGGCTTGAAGCGGTTCCTCGATGAGCAAAAGCTCGGCGGCACCGGCGCGCTTCGCTCCGAAAATATCTCGTTCGGCCATTCCAACGAGGTCCATCTGATTCATTTCGATGGCCATTGCTGGGTGCTGCGCCGCCCGCCGCGTGGATCGCTGCTCCCGACCGCGCACGACATGATGCGCGAATACCGCGTGCTCAAGGCTCTCCAGGACACTGCCGTGCCGGTGCCGCGCGTATACGCGGTGTGCGACGATCCGTCATATCTCGGCGCGCCGTTTTACCTGATGGAGTACATGCGCGGCGAGGTAGTGCGAGCCAACAACCGGCATTTCGCTCAAACCCCCGAGCTTCGCCGCCGGGTCAGCGAGCAGATGGTCGAGGTGCTCGTCGCGCTGCAGGAAGTCGATTGGCGCGCGGTCGGTCTTGAGGGTTTCGGACGGCCTGACGGCTACCTCGAACGCCAGCTCAAGCGATGGTCCGATCAGCTCGAGCGCACGATTGTGCACACCCGCCCGCTGCCCGTGATGGAAAACGTCAAGGATTGGCTGCGCGCGAGAATCCCCCAGTCGCCGCCGCCCACGATTGTCCATGGAGATTACAAGCTCGACAACGTGATGTTCGACCCCAACAGCGCCCGCGCGATCGCCGTGCTCGATTGGGAGATGTCCACCATCGGCGATCCGCTGGCCGATTTGGGCTGGATGCTGACCTACTGGCCCGACCCAACCGACCGCGCGGCGGGCGGCGTGATCGCCAGCATGGACGCCGCCGAAGGATGGATGGCGCGGCGCGAGATGATCGATCGATACGAGCGCCGCACCGGGCGCGCGATGTGCGATTTTTCCTTCTATCAGGCGCTGGCGCTGTTCAAGCTCGCGATCATCATGGAGGGCAGCTACGCCCGATTCGTGCGCGGACAGGCCGACGATCCTCTGTTCGCCGGCATGAAGCAGCTGGTACCCGCGCTTGCCGACGCGGCCTGGTCGGTGTGCGGTTGCGCGTCGAGCGGCTAG